One Negativicoccus succinicivorans genomic window, CGGTTGGTCGTTGCGTCTTGAGATTTCTTTTGCTACAATGAATGCGGAAAGATTTTTTTACCACGGTTGGACAAAATTTGTCCCGCGGGCAAGCGAGGTGATTGCGACGAAAGAAGACGTATTGGTGAGTTTGGTTCCGGAACTTTTTGCCGAAGCGGAACGCCGGTACGCCGTTCTCAAAGAAGTCTCGTTGCAAGCACCGATCGGACGCCGCGCCATTGCGGATGCGACAGGCTTTACCGAGCGGGTGGTGCGCAATCTTGCCGCCGAGCTCGAGGCGAACGGCTTAGTGACCGTCACTCCTGCCGGTATTTCCATGACTCGACGCGGTGAACAGCTGCTGGTCGATTTAGCCGCCTATTTCCGTACGCGCCAATCAGTCAAGCGACTGGAGCGTGAACTGGTGGAAATTTTGGCGATGAAAGAAGTACGGATTGTGCGCGGCGATTCGTCAAGGGATCGCACCGTGCAACGCAATCTGGCGCAGGAAGGCGCGCTGTTGGTGGCCCGCTATTTAGCGGATGATTTGGTGGTCGCCGTTTCCGGCGGTACGACATTATCCTTGGTGGCCAAAGCGTTACCGGAGAGCACGGCAAAAGTAACTGTGGTGCCGGCTCGCGGCGGTTTCGGCGAAACGCTCGAAACGCAGGCCAACACGATTGCGGCGATGGTGGCGCGGAAAACGCGCGGAACCTATCGCATGCTGCACGTGCCGGACGGATTTTCTCCGGAATTGATTGACATCCTGCGGCGCGAGGATAAAAGCTTGCGGGAAGTGGAAGCACTGATTCATCGTGCGGATCTTTTGATCATGGGCATCGGTGATGCGGCACGCATGGCGGATTTGCGTCAAATTCCGCCGGCGGAACGCGCGACGCTGATGACCGGCGGCGCGGTTGGTGAAACGCTCGGGTATTATGCGCGAGCCGATGGTGAAATTGTGTATTGCCGGCACAATGTCGGGCTGACGTTAGAGGAGCTCGGAAGCGTGCCGGATGTAGTTTTGGTCGCCGGCGGGTCGCAAAAAGC contains:
- a CDS encoding sugar-binding transcriptional regulator, whose translation is MIATKEDVLVSLVPELFAEAERRYAVLKEVSLQAPIGRRAIADATGFTERVVRNLAAELEANGLVTVTPAGISMTRRGEQLLVDLAAYFRTRQSVKRLERELVEILAMKEVRIVRGDSSRDRTVQRNLAQEGALLVARYLADDLVVAVSGGTTLSLVAKALPESTAKVTVVPARGGFGETLETQANTIAAMVARKTRGTYRMLHVPDGFSPELIDILRREDKSLREVEALIHRADLLIMGIGDAARMADLRQIPPAERATLMTGGAVGETLGYYARADGEIVYCRHNVGLTLEELGSVPDVVLVAGGSQKAAAILAMARAGVHGRLVTDEGAAQAIYQIVNSQRRQTHVNKSRD